Proteins from a genomic interval of Cyprinus carpio isolate SPL01 chromosome A21, ASM1834038v1, whole genome shotgun sequence:
- the LOC122133997 gene encoding fructose-bisphosphate aldolase C-like gives MTHQYPALTSEQKKELQDIAQRIVAPGKGILAADESTGSMAKRLNPIGVENTEENRRLYRQILFSADERIDKCIGGVIFFHETLYQKADDGTPFAKMIKDRGIVVGIKVDKGVVPLAGTNGETTTQGLDGLSERCAQYKKDGADFAKWRSVLKISETTPSELAIMENANVLARYASICQQNGIVPIVEPEILPDGDHDLKRCQYVSEKVLAACYKALSDHHVYLEGTLLKPNMVTAGHSCPTKYSSEEIAMATVTALRRTVPPAVTGVTFLSGGQSEEDASINLNAINTCPLTKPWALTFSYGRALQASALNAWRGVKENEKAATEEFIKRAEANGLAAQGKYSSSGTGGSAGQSLYVANHAY, from the exons ATGACGCACCAGTACCCCGCACTCACATCTGAGCAGAAGAAGGAGCTTCAGGACATCGCTCAGCGTATCGTAGCTCCTGGAAAGGGCATCCTCGCTGCAGATGAGTCCACAG GTAGCATGGCAAAGCGACTGAACCCCATCGGTGTTGAGAACACTGAGGAAAACCGCCGTCTGTACCGCCAGATCCTTTTCTCTGCTGACGAGCGCATTGACAAGTGCATTGGTGGTGTCATCTTCTTCCACGAGACCCTTTACCAGAAAGCTGATGATGGCACACCCTTTGCCAAAATGATCAAGGACAGGGGCATTGTTGTGGGAATCAAG GTTGACAAAGGTGTCGTCCCTCTGGCAGGAACAAATGGAGAGACCACAACACAGG GGCTTGATGGCCTGTCAGAACGCTGTGCTCAGTATAAGAAAGATGGTGCAGACTTTGCCAAGTGGCGGTCTGTACTGAAGATCAGCGAGACCACTCCTTCAGAGTTAGCCATCATGGAGAATGCTAACGTCCTGGCTCGCTACGCCAGCATCTGCCAGCAG AATGGGATTGTGCCCATTGTTGAGCCAGAGATTCTACCTGATGGGGACCACGACTTGAAGCGCTGCCAGTATGTTTCAGAGAAG GTCCTTGCTGCCTGCTACAAGGCCCTGTCTGATCATCACGTCTATCTGGAGGGAACTCTTCTGAAACCCAACATGGTGACAGCTGGACACTCCTGCCCGACCAAATACAGCAGTGAGGAAATCGCCATGGCTACAGTGACAGCCTTGCGCCGTACCGTTCCCCCCGCAGTAACAG GTGTGACTTTCCTCTCCGGAGGTCAGAGTGAGGAGGATGCGTCCATCAACCTGAACGCCATCAACACCTGCCCTCTGACAAAACCCTGGGCCCTCACCTTCTCCTATGGACGTGCCCTGCAGGCCTCTGCCCTCAACGCCTGGCGCGGAGTTAAGGAAAACGAGAAGGCTGCCACAGAGGAGTTCATCAAGCGTGCTGAG GCTAATGGATTGGCTGCTCAAGGCAAGTACAGCTCCTCTGGAACCGGTGGATCAGCAGGACAGTCCCTCTACGTGGCCAATCATGCCTACTGA